The genomic stretch cgagctctctaactgaaaaagtgataaaataacaaaaatccTCGAAACAGAATAAATATAGGTTTGCCCAGGGATTCCAATTCACGACCGTGGGACATGTTTCACGATCGTGAAGCACAAACTCACAAGCTTCCAAAAATGTTGTTCGCGAACACGTTATCTCCCTCGCGAACACGGTGAGCAAGACCCCGGATGACCCCTTCCAGTTTCCTTATACGCGATTGCGCTAATGCAAAGGAAATAACCTTCCCATCTTCGTGAATGCGGTCGCCTCTTCACATCCGTGAAGAACAAAATGCCTCCATCCACAATAACTCTATGCGAATGCCACTGCTTCAATGCGATCTCGATGAAGAACACCAGATATCAGAATTAGCAATTCAAAAACATGAGAAATTGGCATGTAGCCAACATCAGAGGCCCTGGGACCCTGTCCGAACATAGTAAAAAAGTTCCATAGCATAACACAGACCTTCTCGAGGCCTCAcatcatatcaaacaacatcaaaactacgaatcacacctcaattgaAGCCTAATAAACTAATGAACTTTCAATTTCTACAACTCGCGctgaatcatatcaaatcaaccctgaatgatctcaaattttgttTGCAAGtaacaaatgacataacggagctataCTAACTCCCAGAATCATAATTCGAACCCGATATCAACAAGGTCAACTCCCGGTCAAtcttctcaaccttccaaaccttcaagtttccaacttttgccaaaagcATCAAATCGACCTATGGGCATCCAAGTCCAAATTTGAACATATTCCTAAGTCAAAAATAACCAcacgaagctattggaatcatgaACACACAATCCTGGAGTCGTTTACACAAAAGTCCAACTATGGTCAACTCTTACTACTTAAGCTTCAAAAacaagaatcattcttccaaatcaatcccgaatcATCCGAAAACCgagtccgaccatacaaataaatCTTAATACATAATATGAAGATACTCGAGACCTTAAGCCACCGAACGAGATGCTAATTCTCAAAACGAATGATCGAGTCATTGCATTCTCCCCTTTTAaataaatgttcatcctcgaacgtgccgaGAATCGTTTCGAAGCCATGAAATCACTAAATGAACTCACCATACATATACTCGCGAGTGATTCCACGTCACCCCAATCCACATAAGCTCGACAACACCATCTCAACTGAAGATTATTCCTTCCACCCATGCggataagccttagaaccaaatttttcAACATCTGATCATTTCCCAAAGACCCAATTTCCATATAAACACACTGTATCAACCTCAACCAGCTACAATAGCTCATGTATACACCTACAAGGTATAACCACACGACGTAACACATCATCCATATGCCCAAAGCAACAACTCTGACCACAATAGCTGCCCATAATAATGCCTATTAGCGGTAATCATCCTCGTATCAACTAGAACCTTGTCCCAAACCTTCCAAACACTTctaatgatgaaagaaacatgaaaATATCATAACCACTTACCCAATAAACAAATCATCCCCAACGCCACCTGGACATATATCTCGCAATCTAAACCTAATAAGTACAACTCGAATATGACTGAATATGGAAAGAGAAATAGATGAGATAACTATCGAACAAGTCCAATAGGTACAACTCCCACTCGGTATCATACTATGAATCTATTCCACAAGGGAGAAATAAAATATATGAACTAATCACAAGGATCTCATCCTAACATACCTCCACTACGACATGTAGCCCGGTCCAAATATATCAATCCACACGAAAATACGAGGATCCCATTTGCAGCTCTAAATCATAAATAGAATACACATCACACTAACCAAAACCTTCGACTAGCTCAATTCCTCGAAATAATATCACGACACGTAACAGACTTTCCATACCTTAGAGCACCTAAATCACAAAttgtaacacaaaccatctagaaATCATATCAAAACCTACTGTAATGAGTAAAAAAAGTTCATTCTAGTCTCATAGCTCTCAATAGTGAACAAATCGAAAGGATAGACACATGCTACCTATTAAGAATCTCTCAACAGAGGTAAACACATAAGCAGAGTACAAGAATCACGAAACTCACCCATATATGAAGCAAGATAGGAGGACtcattgtcacaacccaaaccgatgggccgcgacgggtgcccgagtcctacctgtcgaacACCCTTAAGCATCCATTTAAGAAATAAACATGAATAACATATTCAAGGGAAACCTATCCAAAagacatatgtatatatacatgcgGAAAATACAGTGGAGCGAGTAGGCAACGTTACTTACTATCCAGCAATACATaattgtctacagacctctaataaaaATACAAttgtacaaagatgggactgagccatgtcatacccatatatctATATACAAACACATCGTACAAAAATCAAAATCAGCTCTAGATCAAGTGGatcatgccaactctcgctgatcaaggatcctaagaagggggaccgtcgaCTTGCCTACCTACACCCACGAgcatgaaacacaggccccgtgaaatagggcatcattatgaaaaatgtactgagtatgtaaggcatgaaaatcagtacgtaaaagatatagatgaaacatagaataaagaaatccatatgtaaatctgaataactttgtaattcTGAAGCATTTGtaatgtcatgcacgtgtatataaatatcgtgtcatgcataggtataggtgtacataatatcatcaagcctctgagggcatcccatcatatcgtcttggCCACTGTGGTCAACATCAcgaacatataccaactgatcaggtggtggtgcatatataacgccgtaaccttttcccatatatatatatatatatatatatatgtacatatatgtacatataaatacgcatatataacgGTATCTGGTCATGGGTCGATGTACCTgtgtaaatgcatgaaatgcattaaaatatgttaataatctcaatattcctttcacATAAACCTTATCTACTACGTactattttgagacccatgaatagaagatataataatatgtcacatggggaatcaagaacatagagacccctagtatttctatgaatagagtcttTTATGAAAATTGTGTGTTTTCTCGTTTCTCCTGTATAACTtgaatcatgccaaaaagaaagaaggaatagacttaacatacctggagtaggaagatccgtatgatattcttggaaaagattgcataGTACTCCTTTATAACCACAAAATTTTTACGTTGTTAGGCTTCTAAAAATTCTTGTCGTTAATGAAGTATTGAGAATCAGAATTTTTTGAAAGTTTTATAAGATGGcaacattttatttttttataaaacttCCTAACCATCAATTCATTCCTAAGTTCTAATTGTAGGAGATGACTAAAATTGAGATTCTATTGATTGTAGGGATAGTATATCAAATGTAAGGAATGAAGTGTCCCTTACTTTTCTAACTTGATTGCCACAAATCAAAATGACTAAGGAGTCATTTGCCTTAGGTTGTGGCTAGCTGCCATGTTTTTGGAGGGGTGGGGTAggaattattaatctttatctacttattaggtaattaggtaatgtctcgttacccggtaattacccaattactcgcataattaagaattatcttaaattacttaaaattatgcttatttttaatatactttatacatcatactaccatggtcatatggtaccttgtaagGTAATTGTCCATAATTATCGGATATTATCGCTtgacccatattttatcccaaatcgaccaacttcaacgaaactcattttctttaattcatgtatcctttattcttcataacacttacttatcgcttgttataaatagaataaatacaTTATCCTCAAGATAATATCATCTccaagtctacgtcaattaactgaagacgaaactttaacgtacaaaaatgcgagatgtaatatCCTTCTTCCTTAGAAACactcgtcctcgaatgtttagctctctgaaatatatatataaaaccttGGCAGAGTCGCCTTTTTAACAACGCTACTACCAACTCTTCCTGTAGAAACTCAATAATTCAATGCCACATAAgaccacaatcatcaataatgacaatggactcacacgaccaatgacaataactaacacaagaatCCATACACGTACCTTAAATTTATGACGTCTCAATCGGACCCTTctttggaggaggaaataagtagggatatctagacttcatgtcttcctcggcctcccaagtcatttctaccacattgttgtttctctaaagtactttcacggaggctacctccttattccgtagcttgcagATTTGTTGGTCTAGGATGGTAAGCGAAATTTCCTCATATGACAAATCCTCTATAATTTGCACATCATCCGTGGGCACCGCtcaggtaggatcgccaatgcacttccgtaacatagaaacgtgaaaaaccggatggacagactccaattccgagggaaattctaactcataagatacttggcccactcttcgaatgatcctataaggcccaatataccgtggactaagtttgcctttcttgctaaacctcatcacacccttcataggtgacacctttaagaataacCAGTTATTAAccctgaactctaaatctcgtcgccgCACGTCATAGTATGACTTTtgatgactctgagctgtcaacagtCGATGAAGGAtcagctttactttttctatggcttgctgaaccaggtctggcccatgtaccCAAATTcttcaacatcaaaccaccctataggagatcTGCACTTGCGCCTatacaaagcctcgtatggagccatctggttACTGGAATGGTAattgttattatatgcaaactcgataagaggtagatgttcatcccaacttctctTAAAATCCAATacacatgctcgtaacatatcctcgagcgtctgaattgtgcgctcggcttgtccatcagtctatggatgaaaagttgtgctgagattcacttaaGTTCCTAGACCTCACTGAAATGCCCTCCAAAGATGTGCTGTAAACTTGGCCTcacggtcagatataatagatactagtactccgtgtagtcgcactatctctttaatatataactttgcataTTCTTCTGCTGTATATACATATCTGACCGgtaggaaatgagctgatttTTTAAGCCTATCGGATATTACCCATATGGAATCGAACTTATGATGAGAACGAGGTAAACCCATGATAAAGTCCATATTTATCGTCTCCCATTTCCATGCCAGGATATTTATAGTTTGCATTAGCCCTCCGTGCTTCTGGTTCTGTAttttcacctgctggcaactagGACACTAAGCGACACACTGAGAAATGTTCTTCTTCATGTCGTTCTACCAGTACacctccttaatgtcatgatacatcttcgttgACCCAGGGTGAATGGAGTACCACAAATAATGTGCTTCTGACACAATCCTGTCTCTAGCCCTGCTACATTTGGAACATACAAATGACCCCTATATTTAAGAACCCCGACTCCCTTGAGTTCTAACAACGGCTTCTTCTGCTTCGGAACTCGCTCTCTCAACTTGACCAACTCTTGGTCATCATACTGCCTCCcctttacttcagctatgagagatgattttgcagtattttggagtacaactccacCATTGCTAATGTCTACTAACCGAACCCCCAAACAAGCTAGTTGATGAATCTCTCTAGTTAATTGCCTTTTTCGTCCTCTACAcgtgctaagctacccatagatcggcgACTTAAGGCGTTTTCTACAACATTACctttccctggatggtagagaatgttaaaATCGTAATCTTTAAATAACTCAAGCCATCGCCTCTGTCGCAacttcaactctttttgcttgaagatatattgcaggATTTTATGATCTATGAAAacatcaacatgaacaccatataaataatgttgcCATACCTTAAGTGCATGGATAACCgcaactaactcaaggtcgtgggtTAGATAACTCCGCTCATGCTTCTTTAACTGCCTTGAAACTCTCACGACCCGGATATCCCACCGTCGGGATCGTAATGTCACCTAACTCTTTgaatgttaggcaagccaacagatacAATTCTAACACGTTAATCATTAACTAAAACAGTAATTTACAATAATTAAGACTAAACAAATATGTGCGAAAATTTTACAACCGTTGAAAAAAACACTAATACATAATTACCCAAAAGATatggtgtcacaatccacaaacatctaagaatttctacaaatactggtCTAAAAGAACTACATCTGATCTCAGAATGAAAGAGACAAGAAATCTAAGATagagggaaggggactccagaGTCTGCGAACGCCatcagatctaccttgggtctcctatggACTGAAAGCAACAACCCAAGCTCTACTAACGAGGATCGGccccaaaatctgcacagaaagtacagtgtacagtatcagtacaaccgaccccatgtactagcaagtgtcgagcctaatctcggcgaagtagtgacgaggctaggacacgacaacaataaataaacctgtgcagttaaatcatatacaagaaAGTAACAACAATAGAAATTTTAACACAACATAAgaggaaggggaaacatgctgaggggaatatCAAGTTCTAACAATATACAGTAAGGAAGCAAGGTAAATATCATACTTTGAACCAACAAAATTAATAACACagtaacaagtgcacgacatcacccttcatacttttactcTCATCCGCACCATAAGAAATAATagaaacggcacggcatcacccttcgtgctttattacTCACTCGCAAAtcattgcacgacatcacccttcgtgatttacactcttcctcacccaagcaacagaATAATAACAATTCGATAAGGGAAACATCAATAAACAAACTTGTTTCAACATTTAACTCCTCAATAagaatctcaacttgagtcaatactcagtAATCTCCCAAACCAGGAAAATATGATAGGGCTTGTTTAACATGAAGAATAACCAgtttaagcatggacaatacgtATAAGGATACACAATAGTCACAAGTGTAAGATTCACTAGCATGCTATGACCCAACgataacgtatagatactcgtcacctcacctatacattGTACTCAACAACTAAACAAGTAGCACTTAAGGcaacaatacctaatccctcaagctggggttagacccaacacttacctcgattccacggccaaaatCAAGCCTTAATTactgctttacctctcgattccacctctAATTAACTTGTATccagtcataattaacttaataacatcaataaatgttaaagaaatcaattccaatgcataattataggtttcccaatattttcctcaaaaagtcaaaaatcgacctaccacgccccaacctcgggaggcgacTGGCACTTAattgagtgaacccaactgagtaAGCCTTTTTAAAcgctttctacccaactcaatatgattaaggaaaccatgctttcatttatttagacaataggaaagaTCGTACgttcaacattgttagttcattttatatcacaaacCTTAAACCATGGTTAAGTTCTAAGATTTTATACAGTTACAGTTTAGAAGAATtagagtttagaattacaacacaGTTCATTGGCCCGACCAttacccgtacataacccacacaaacgtctatggAGCCGCTAAAGATACAAAAGGCAATTATGATAACGTCGACAACAAGGCCCCggttatacctcaaaagtggaaattTTATAAAAAAAGGTATACAGCACAACCCCTgaaggaaaggggctcaccaagacttctgAGAGGAGGATACTCCGCTACCTGCGATCGGCACTGTCCGCTATATAaccacctacattcattcaaaaatgtagcgcccctggtaaaagggacattagtaccatggaataatactagtatgtataactaaacaccatctcattagaaataACTATCATATAAGAACAAGAAAATCACAAAGAACAATCAAAAGCTTTAAATGAAcgccacatcatcaaataaaagaagcatataactttcacataatttccatagctttaggttGGGGACTTtaacactgttcatcatcattcacaatactaCCTCTTCCTTGAGCTGAGTCCGATCACGactcgatcggctaggttgcctcgtTTGAGACATGTATCTCAATCaccatctcattcttattttctagattcaatatcagcacaataccaccatgtgtgcggcatgactTCCGATCACGGACTGATCGGCTAGGTCGTCTTCCCAAGATGTTGTTCCTTTTTCATTAATCATCTCATCTCAATCTTTATTACACATATAACAATTCGTGGGCACtaggggccacaattatcacatcatacatGGCACTAGGCCATgtttcacatcatttccactttcaGTGTTAACCTTGCAATTTAGGATAATGGGCAGATACAAGAGCAATTGAAGTTGTAAGCatagataagatttcacatagttgGCATGAAAATCTTCGTTTTAATCGTGACTTGAAGTCTAGGCATTTCAACACATGGTTCATATTATTTGCACATCTTTAAATTATCAAGAATAGTATATTCAACACATTGAGGCACACATTTCACGTATATATAATTGCAAAACCAATTCATGTGAAATAACAATCAATTTATCAATCCAATTTTAGTCTTACAACATTTGCATATACACCaatggagctcaatttctaaaaagaggagtttttagccatacatatcttaatagagctttccttaaattcttacaaaattccagaactcttagcaacttcaatctattttatgagaatCACAAGTTGAACAAAAAATTAGAGAAATGATTAAGATTCTAGCTTATTTGAGTCTATTATCgagcactaagtgtgcattgtgattttaggacccttttgtgagagatttttatcatcttacaccccaattgctatctttttaACTCACAATCTTCCCATACCCTGTTATCACTCATGCATGCAAGATAATCAatccttatacccatgaacccactcGTTTCACTTATTTTAATAGGAATTTTGAATTCATAGATTAGggcacaagttcttacctcttaggatgaaggcctagtaattttacttgataatcttcaaagatttgggcaAGGATTGTAGTGACTTGGTGAGAGTTAGTTTCTCCCTCTAAAACTCCCTCTCTCACTCTATTTGCAGTAAATTAGCATAAAAGGGATCTAATGGGAtatttttaatgggatggggtcgggttttaaaagttagaaaataggggTCCCGACACAATCTGTGATCGCATAATTGACATGCGGCCGTCAAAAGGGACTGCAAAATGGCCCCTAAAACATGAACAAACTACCTGGTTATGCGACaagaatgcggtccgcatacctgttttacagtcgcataatgcaccgcaaaaCTGCCCCTCGCAAAATTCCAAGGAGATTATGTGATGACTTTGtggcccgcatattgattatgcgatcgcataattggccacatagttgacctcaaaattaaccatcaaactgccTCACTCTGCGACGACTATGTGGTCCGCATaactattatgcgaccgcataatggactgCAGAATCAATATCTCGGgtgttttagaaaaaaaatttTACGGGTCCTTACACGACCACAGACCCATTTcatccaaacccaaaattcagaccaaaacctgATTAGCCATTCACCCcaagcccggatatacaattggttttggaatcctacctcaatttgaggtctaaattgccaaatttcaatattcctaggttttacccaaaattcccaattccaccataaaaaccctagattctaggatgaaatcttataaaaagaagttaaggagtgaaagaaatgagtttaaaatcacttacttatgatttAAGGAAGAAAGAGTATTtaaaaaattgcctcttatggtttagggttttaaaaaatgaaaaatggatgaAAAGTCCCATTTATATAGCCCTCTCAGATTTCAAAACATTGACCGTGGAAAAAGGGCCGTGGTCGCGAAACTCACTGCTGACTGCGAAATAACGGGTGCAGCCGCGGAAGCTTTGGCCTTACCAACCGCTGACCACGAAATCCCATAGCTATTAGGTCtgcatagctattatgcgaccgcataatcgACCGTAGAAACGTGCTCTTCTGAAAAACATTATTCcataactttttaatgcacagatcaatccaaactCGTCCGAAGAATTTTTcgaatttctaacacatattcctaacttGGAACTAGGAGATCTCAAGTTTTTGAGCAAAAATTTTcatggggccttacatcctccctcaCTTAAGTCATTCATCTTCGAATGAAGATCAAGGTTCACTCATTAGCAATTCTTATGCAACCTCAGCTTTTCACATCATGAAACATTTAACagccccaaatttggctaactccctaaattttaaaaaaaattgccagagtttcctttgtaactaggcctatccacctgtcagagagccccaaAAACATATCTTAACAGCATATACACAATCCATAGACATGACATAACTTGTAATgacaccaaccatggccgcataggcaacatataACCAAAACAGAACAGTTTAACatagaccaaatcaaaggatacagagttcataggaaccaaattcataaaagctattacatggctatacaaacaaatgtgggtacttctttttcatATCTTCCTCAGCTTCCCAATTGGCTTCTTCAACCTGCTGGTTtcaccataacactttcacggagaCAATTTCTTTGTTTCTCAACTTCCGGACCTGCCTGTTAAGAATGACAACTGGAATTTCCTCATAtgatagttcttcattaacctcaatagtttcaacctgcacaatagtggacggatctcccactaccttcttcaacatagacacatggaagattGGGTGTACCAATAACATCTCGGGCGGCAGCCCgggcttgtatgccacctgaccaatcctctgaatgattctgtacggtCCGATATACCTTgaactcaattttcctttctttccaaatcgcgTGATACCTTttatgggggaaaccttcaaaaatacccaatcatcttctttgaactctaaatctctgcgacgaatgtctaaataagacttttggcgactctgagcagttttcaacctttccttaataattttgactttctccatggcctgatgcacaaGGTCCGGCCCTATCATTTCAGCTtttccaacctcgaaccacccaatgagAGACCTACAtcttctaccatacaatgcctcgaatggtgccatctggatactagcatgtaagctgttgttataagcaaactctatgagtggcaaatgaacatcccagctacctttaaagtcaagaacacaagcacgcaacatgtcctcaagcatctgaatagtctgctccgcttgccc from Nicotiana sylvestris chromosome 12, ASM39365v2, whole genome shotgun sequence encodes the following:
- the LOC138883312 gene encoding uncharacterized protein — encoded protein: MAPFEALYGRRCRSLIGWFEVGKAEMIGPDLVHQAMEKVKIIKERLKTAQSRQKSYLDIRRRDLEFKEDDWVFLKVSPIKGITRFGKKGKLSSRYIGPYRIIQRIGQVAYKPGLPPEMLLVHPIFHVSMLKKVVGDPSTIVQVETIEVNEELSYEEIPVVILNRQVRKLRNKEIVSVKVLW